In one window of Paenibacillus antri DNA:
- a CDS encoding M20 metallopeptidase family protein, translating into MAEGKRMLESSKAIAELMIAWRRDFHRNPELGYEERRTSGIVADHLRSLGLEVRTGVGKTGVVGLLRGAEPGPTFLLRADMDALPIPDAKAVPYRSTVEGKAHLCGHDAHTAMLMGAAKLLAERGLGRGSVKFMFQPAEEAGAGAKAMIEDGVLNDPKVDAAAALHVSPYHPLGKTAASIGPAWAATNGLRINIIGRGGHAASPHHTIDSIPIAAQVVTALQQIASRQVDPLDSVVVTIGQINGGFAMNAIAPEVELLGTVRTLNPKLREQMRGKIESIVKGVTEAFGARYELELRDGYPVVANDDAMYERFARTSDEVMGAGNREKIPPTMGGEDFAFVAGRVPAVMFRLGTRSGDDTAYPLHHPSFDLDESAMPFGAAMLASLAIDYLEGL; encoded by the coding sequence GTGGCGGAGGGGAAACGGATGCTCGAGTCGTCGAAAGCGATCGCGGAACTAATGATCGCCTGGAGAAGGGATTTCCACCGAAATCCGGAGTTGGGGTATGAGGAACGCCGGACGTCCGGCATTGTCGCCGACCATCTAAGAAGCCTAGGTCTGGAAGTCCGAACCGGAGTCGGGAAGACGGGCGTCGTCGGCCTGCTGCGAGGCGCGGAGCCGGGACCGACCTTCTTGCTGCGGGCGGATATGGACGCGCTGCCGATTCCGGACGCGAAGGCGGTGCCGTATCGTTCGACGGTAGAAGGCAAGGCGCATCTTTGCGGGCACGACGCCCATACGGCAATGCTGATGGGAGCGGCGAAGCTGCTCGCGGAGCGAGGCTTAGGGCGCGGCAGCGTCAAGTTCATGTTCCAACCGGCCGAGGAAGCGGGAGCGGGGGCGAAGGCGATGATCGAGGACGGCGTGCTGAACGATCCGAAGGTCGACGCCGCGGCGGCGCTGCACGTCTCGCCTTACCATCCCCTCGGGAAGACGGCGGCCTCGATAGGGCCCGCTTGGGCGGCGACCAACGGACTTCGCATTAACATCATCGGAAGAGGCGGACATGCGGCGAGCCCGCACCATACGATCGACTCGATTCCGATCGCGGCCCAAGTCGTTACGGCGCTGCAGCAAATCGCAAGCCGACAGGTCGATCCGCTCGACTCGGTCGTCGTGACGATCGGGCAAATCAATGGAGGCTTCGCCATGAACGCCATCGCGCCGGAGGTCGAGCTTCTGGGCACGGTGCGAACGTTGAACCCGAAGCTGCGCGAGCAGATGCGCGGGAAGATCGAGTCCATCGTCAAAGGCGTAACGGAGGCGTTCGGCGCACGGTACGAGCTTGAGCTGCGGGACGGGTATCCGGTCGTCGCGAACGATGACGCCATGTACGAACGGTTCGCGCGAACGAGCGACGAAGTGATGGGCGCCGGCAATCGGGAGAAGATCCCCCCTACGATGGGAGGCGAAGATTTCGCATTCGTCGCCGGACGCGTGCCTGCCGTCATGTTTCGACTCGGCACCCGGAGCGGGGACGACACCGCCTACCCGCTTCATCATCCGTCGTTCGATCTGGACGAAAGCGCGATGCCGTTCGGCGCGGCGATGCTCGCCTCCCTTGCGATCGACTACTTGGAGGGGCTCTGA
- a CDS encoding ASCH domain-containing protein → MSEVEAQDVLPPKTCSIEKLVTKEADIRKVLAGTKTATRRNGRYADVGETMSLQGRDFVVERVYRQSLGDLTDAHARQEGYDSVEEYKQAILSYHPGMPWLPHMKVWVHEFREV, encoded by the coding sequence ATGTCGGAAGTGGAAGCTCAAGACGTTTTGCCGCCGAAGACGTGCTCGATCGAGAAGCTCGTCACGAAGGAAGCGGACATCCGAAAGGTATTAGCCGGCACGAAGACCGCGACGCGCCGCAACGGGCGGTACGCGGATGTCGGGGAGACAATGTCGCTGCAGGGGCGGGATTTCGTGGTCGAACGCGTGTATCGCCAGTCGCTCGGCGACTTGACGGACGCACATGCAAGACAGGAAGGCTACGACAGCGTGGAGGAATACAAGCAAGCGATCCTCTCGTACCACCCCGGCATGCCTTGGCTGCCGCACATGAAGGTGTGGGTGCACGAGTTCCGCGAGGTTTGA
- a CDS encoding pentapeptide repeat-containing protein, producing MKTKLEKPKLPTELQPLEPIRSLEPREEIGGGLLENVSIDGQEATRVSFDKMLLRNVTVTESSLEQLELTDVVFEGCDLSNVVMSGAFMLRSEFIDCKLIGTDFSQSRLQNVRFVNCLSDYSNFRFANFKQVSFEDCSLPSADFYSSTIKNLNFTRCNLDQAALNGTKLKGVDLSDSRFDVVHVNLDDLDGCTISADQAAAFVGLMGMVVR from the coding sequence ATGAAAACGAAACTTGAAAAACCGAAATTACCGACGGAGCTGCAACCGCTCGAACCGATCCGCTCGCTCGAGCCGAGAGAGGAAATCGGCGGCGGATTGTTGGAAAACGTCTCGATCGACGGTCAAGAGGCGACCCGAGTTTCATTCGATAAAATGCTGTTACGCAATGTCACGGTGACGGAATCGTCCTTGGAACAGCTTGAGCTGACCGATGTCGTCTTCGAAGGCTGCGATTTGTCCAACGTCGTCATGTCGGGTGCGTTCATGCTCAGATCGGAGTTCATCGACTGCAAGCTCATCGGAACGGACTTCTCGCAGAGCAGGCTGCAGAACGTTAGATTCGTGAACTGCTTGAGCGACTATTCGAACTTCCGATTCGCGAATTTCAAACAAGTGAGCTTCGAGGATTGCTCGTTGCCGAGCGCCGATTTTTATTCGTCGACCATTAAAAATTTGAACTTTACGCGCTGCAATTTGGATCAGGCTGCGTTGAACGGCACGAAGCTCAAAGGAGTGGACCTTAGCGACAGCCGCTTCGACGTCGTGCACGTCAATCTCGACGACTTGGACGGGTGTACGATATCGGCGGATCAAGCCGCGGCTTTCGTCGGGCTGATGGGGATGGTCGTGCGATAA
- a CDS encoding NAD(P)-dependent alcohol dehydrogenase: MKAVAAAKYGSPDVLRLMEVAKPIPEDNEILIKIRATTVNVGDCRMRGFAVPPMFWLPGRISLGLFKPRRPIFGMELAGEVEAVGARVARFKIGDQVFASTFKAKYGAHAEYKCMPEDGAVVARPANASYEEAAALAIGAGTALHFLRKGNIRSGQRVLIIGASGSVGSFAVQLSKAFGAEVTAVCSASNLDLVSSLGADRAIDYTKEDVATSGETYDIIFDAAGKTTFSRCRHLLKSKGYYLHTGLVGSELNVLWNSLTSDKRVIGGTAVAHAEDLVFLKELMESGRLKTIIDRRYPLERLAEAHRYVDQGHKRGNVIITL, translated from the coding sequence ATGAAAGCGGTAGCGGCGGCGAAGTACGGTTCTCCCGACGTGCTTCGGCTTATGGAGGTCGCCAAACCGATCCCCGAAGACAATGAAATTTTGATAAAGATACGCGCGACGACCGTGAACGTCGGCGACTGCAGAATGCGGGGGTTTGCGGTTCCTCCGATGTTTTGGCTGCCCGGGAGGATCTCCCTAGGGTTATTTAAACCGAGACGTCCGATTTTCGGCATGGAGCTGGCCGGCGAGGTGGAAGCCGTGGGCGCACGGGTCGCCCGATTCAAGATCGGAGACCAGGTATTCGCATCGACCTTCAAGGCGAAGTATGGCGCTCACGCAGAGTACAAATGTATGCCGGAAGACGGGGCGGTCGTCGCGAGACCGGCCAATGCGTCGTACGAGGAAGCGGCCGCGCTTGCGATCGGAGCGGGGACGGCGCTGCATTTTCTAAGGAAAGGAAACATCCGGTCCGGCCAGCGCGTCCTCATTATTGGCGCCTCGGGCAGCGTAGGCTCGTTCGCCGTGCAGCTGTCCAAGGCGTTCGGGGCGGAAGTGACCGCGGTGTGCAGCGCTTCGAATCTCGACTTGGTATCGTCTCTCGGTGCGGATCGAGCGATCGATTACACGAAAGAGGATGTTGCGACTTCCGGCGAAACATATGATATTATATTCGACGCGGCGGGGAAGACGACGTTCTCTCGGTGCAGGCACCTCTTGAAGAGCAAGGGGTATTATCTACACACAGGCCTGGTAGGATCCGAGCTGAACGTATTGTGGAATTCGCTGACGTCGGATAAGCGCGTGATCGGCGGGACGGCCGTCGCGCACGCGGAAGATCTGGTCTTTCTTAAGGAACTGATGGAGTCGGGCAGACTGAAGACGATCATCGACCGCCGGTACCCGTTAGAGCGCTTGGCCGAGGCGCACCGGTACGTCGACCAAGGCCATAAACGAGGAAATGTAATCATCACACTGTAG
- a CDS encoding helix-turn-helix transcriptional regulator — MGKHVVGNHIRKLRFNRDEMTQQQLADRVGVTRQTIVALEKGNYSPSLELAFRIAHAFRLPLEEVFYYGEEQGGDKG, encoded by the coding sequence ATGGGGAAGCATGTCGTCGGCAATCACATCCGGAAATTGCGGTTCAACCGCGACGAGATGACCCAACAGCAGCTGGCTGACAGGGTAGGCGTCACGAGACAAACGATCGTCGCCTTAGAGAAAGGGAACTACTCTCCGTCGTTGGAGCTGGCGTTCCGCATCGCGCATGCCTTCCGTTTGCCGTTGGAAGAAGTGTTCTACTATGGGGAAGAACAGGGAGGAGATAAAGGATGA
- a CDS encoding FusB/FusC family EF-G-binding protein: MHVPFIRNHQYNFIKNQANAVLHALRSVNDRKVVESVRYSAQTKAAELFPDITDNRKTMLESISELKTAEDVQQYLQGLEPYLLAFPQITEAQIRKLFPKNKKLKLPDLSQIDFRFVSYLSWTDISSNKMFIVYPDGERFVGVEGRFTATNKKSFCFVCNRFEELTLFSAVSKKRPANASPDYYNSVGNYICMNGHECNKNMTDVTPLERFLHSVLG; this comes from the coding sequence ATGCACGTACCATTTATTAGAAACCACCAATATAACTTTATTAAAAACCAGGCGAACGCCGTGCTTCATGCGCTCCGATCGGTCAACGACCGGAAAGTAGTGGAGTCCGTCCGCTATAGCGCGCAAACCAAGGCGGCGGAGCTGTTTCCCGACATAACGGACAACCGGAAGACGATGCTGGAATCGATTTCCGAGTTGAAGACGGCGGAAGACGTTCAGCAATATTTGCAGGGGCTCGAGCCGTATCTGCTTGCGTTTCCGCAAATCACGGAAGCGCAAATTCGGAAGCTGTTCCCGAAAAACAAGAAGCTGAAGCTGCCCGACCTGTCGCAAATCGATTTCCGCTTCGTCTCTTACTTGAGCTGGACCGATATTTCGTCGAACAAGATGTTCATCGTATATCCGGACGGCGAACGATTCGTCGGCGTAGAAGGCAGATTCACGGCGACGAATAAGAAGAGCTTTTGCTTCGTGTGCAATAGATTCGAAGAATTGACGTTGTTCTCGGCCGTATCCAAGAAGAGACCGGCGAACGCATCGCCGGACTACTACAATTCGGTCGGCAACTATATATGCATGAACGGTCATGAATGCAACAAGAACATGACCGATGTGACCCCGTTAGAGAGATTTCTGCACTCCGTTCTAGGGTAG
- the nadE gene encoding ammonia-dependent NAD(+) synthetase — MQRRVMAELKTKESIDPSREIRERIDFLKAYCRRANGRGFVLGISGGQDSTLAGRLAQLAASELREEGYDATFTAVRLPYGEQKDEADAQAALAFIEPDRTIVLNIAESVDAFVRTYRQAAGGDISDFQKGNVKARVRMLAQYAIAGEHGCLVIGTDHAAEAVTGFFTKFGDGGADLLPLSGLTKRQGRELLIRLHAPERLYLKTPTADLLDAKPLQADETELGIAYGVLDDYLEGKPVDGEARTAIEKRYAATQHKRELPVTMYDSWWK; from the coding sequence ATGCAAAGACGAGTGATGGCCGAATTGAAAACGAAAGAGAGCATCGATCCGTCGCGGGAAATTCGGGAGCGAATCGACTTCCTCAAAGCGTACTGCCGCCGCGCGAACGGAAGAGGATTCGTTCTCGGCATCAGCGGCGGGCAAGATTCGACCCTTGCCGGGCGACTCGCCCAACTCGCCGCGAGCGAGCTTCGAGAGGAAGGGTACGATGCGACGTTCACCGCGGTTCGACTGCCTTACGGGGAACAGAAGGACGAAGCCGACGCGCAAGCGGCGTTGGCTTTCATCGAACCGGACCGAACGATCGTATTGAATATCGCGGAGTCGGTCGATGCCTTCGTTCGGACGTATCGTCAGGCGGCGGGAGGCGACATTTCGGATTTTCAAAAAGGCAACGTTAAGGCAAGAGTAAGGATGTTGGCGCAATACGCGATCGCCGGCGAACACGGGTGTCTCGTGATCGGAACGGATCACGCCGCCGAAGCCGTAACCGGATTTTTCACCAAATTCGGCGACGGCGGAGCGGATTTGCTGCCGCTCTCGGGGCTTACGAAGCGGCAAGGGCGCGAACTGTTGATCCGGCTGCATGCGCCCGAGCGCTTATATCTGAAGACGCCGACCGCGGATCTGCTCGACGCGAAGCCGCTGCAAGCCGACGAAACGGAGCTCGGCATCGCGTATGGCGTCCTTGACGATTACTTGGAAGGGAAGCCGGTCGACGGCGAAGCCCGGACGGCGATCGAGAAGAGGTATGCCGCGACGCAGCATAAACGGGAGCTGCCGGTAACGATGTACGATTCGTGGTGGAAATAA
- a CDS encoding nicotinate phosphoribosyltransferase produces the protein MTAIYKDDGFALHTDKYQINMTQVYWADNMHRRKAVFELFFRKLPFGNGYAVFAGLERVVHYLKEFRFTANDLAYLREEGYKEEYLDFLKTIRFTGTVRSMKEGELVFANEGIMRIEAPLAEGQLVETALLNIVNYQTLIATKASRMKQIVGEEVAMEFGTRRAQEMDAAIWGTRAAYLAGFDATSNVRAGKLFGIPTAGTHAHAMVQAYRDEYTAFRKYASEHVDCVFLVDTYDTLKSGVPNAIRVAKEFGDRIRFKGIRLDSGDLAYLSKTARKMLDEAGFPDAKIYASNDLDETTILNLKAQDAKIDVWGIGTKLITAYDQPALGAVYKLIAIEDEHGRMVDTIKISSNPEKVSTPGMKRVFRIVNRDNRMAEGDYIALEHEEPQREARLKMFHPVHTHIAKFVTDFEARELYETIFEDGTLTYELPKIEEIRAFVQANLDLLWDEYKRALNPVEYPVDLSQACWDKKMRMIRSVLAKVEANEEREGK, from the coding sequence ATGACAGCAATTTACAAGGACGACGGCTTCGCGCTGCACACGGATAAATATCAGATTAACATGACGCAGGTGTACTGGGCCGATAACATGCATCGTCGAAAGGCCGTATTCGAGTTATTTTTCCGCAAGCTCCCGTTCGGGAACGGGTATGCGGTGTTCGCCGGTTTGGAACGGGTCGTGCATTACTTGAAGGAGTTCCGGTTTACGGCAAACGACCTCGCTTACCTTCGCGAAGAAGGCTACAAGGAGGAGTATCTCGATTTCCTGAAGACGATCCGATTCACGGGTACGGTGCGCTCGATGAAGGAAGGGGAGCTCGTATTCGCGAACGAAGGAATTATGCGCATCGAGGCGCCGCTCGCGGAAGGCCAACTGGTCGAAACGGCGCTGCTCAATATCGTGAACTACCAAACCCTTATCGCTACGAAGGCGTCTAGAATGAAGCAGATCGTAGGCGAAGAGGTCGCCATGGAGTTCGGCACAAGACGCGCGCAGGAGATGGATGCCGCCATCTGGGGGACGCGTGCGGCATATTTGGCCGGCTTCGATGCGACATCGAACGTACGGGCGGGGAAGCTCTTCGGCATTCCGACGGCGGGCACGCATGCGCACGCCATGGTCCAAGCGTACCGAGACGAGTATACCGCCTTCCGCAAGTATGCGAGCGAGCATGTCGATTGCGTATTCCTCGTAGACACGTACGATACGTTGAAATCCGGCGTTCCGAACGCGATTCGGGTCGCTAAGGAGTTCGGGGACCGAATTCGGTTCAAGGGAATCCGGCTCGACAGCGGGGACCTTGCGTATTTGTCGAAAACCGCGAGGAAGATGCTCGACGAAGCCGGATTCCCGGACGCCAAAATCTACGCCTCCAACGACCTGGACGAAACTACGATCTTGAACCTTAAGGCGCAAGACGCGAAGATCGACGTCTGGGGAATCGGGACGAAGCTCATAACGGCTTACGACCAGCCGGCGCTGGGAGCCGTGTATAAACTTATAGCGATCGAGGACGAACACGGTCGCATGGTCGATACGATCAAGATCAGTTCCAATCCGGAGAAGGTCTCGACCCCGGGCATGAAGCGCGTATTCCGAATCGTCAATCGGGACAATCGGATGGCCGAGGGAGATTACATCGCCCTCGAGCACGAGGAGCCGCAGCGCGAGGCGCGGTTAAAGATGTTCCATCCGGTTCATACGCATATCGCCAAGTTCGTGACCGACTTCGAAGCGAGGGAGCTTTACGAAACGATCTTCGAAGACGGAACGTTGACGTACGAATTGCCGAAGATCGAAGAGATTCGCGCCTTCGTTCAAGCGAACCTGGATTTATTATGGGACGAATACAAGCGTGCATTGAATCCTGTGGAATACCCCGTAGACCTTAGCCAAGCATGCTGGGATAAAAAGATGCGTATGATTCGTTCGGTATTGGCGAAGGTAGAAGCGAACGAAGAGCGGGAGGGGAAATAA
- a CDS encoding cysteine hydrolase family protein → MTGKRALINIDYTCDFVAEGGALTCGEPGRKIEKAMVDVTKEFLDAGDFVVFAIDRHEASDPFHPETRLFPPHNINGTAGRRLYGELGAWYERNKAAEQVYWMDKTRYSAFAGTDLELRLRARGITEVHLIGVCTDICVLHTAVDAYNKGFSIVVHERAVASFDAEGHEWALRHFKNALGAAIR, encoded by the coding sequence ATGACGGGGAAGAGGGCTTTGATTAACATCGACTATACGTGCGATTTCGTAGCCGAAGGCGGGGCGCTGACCTGCGGCGAACCCGGGCGAAAGATCGAGAAGGCGATGGTTGACGTCACGAAGGAGTTCCTCGATGCAGGAGATTTCGTCGTGTTCGCGATCGATCGGCACGAAGCGTCGGATCCGTTCCATCCGGAAACCCGACTGTTTCCGCCGCACAATATCAACGGGACGGCGGGGCGCCGGTTATACGGGGAGCTTGGCGCTTGGTACGAACGAAACAAAGCCGCCGAACAGGTGTACTGGATGGATAAGACCCGTTATTCCGCGTTCGCGGGAACGGATCTGGAGCTCCGGCTCCGAGCCAGGGGCATTACGGAAGTCCACTTGATCGGCGTATGCACCGATATTTGCGTACTTCACACGGCCGTGGACGCATATAACAAAGGCTTTTCGATCGTCGTTCACGAGCGCGCGGTCGCAAGCTTCGATGCGGAAGGTCATGAATGGGCGCTGCGGCACTTCAAGAACGCGCTTGGCGCAGCCATTCGCTAA
- a CDS encoding NUDIX domain-containing protein translates to MSNEQALAQYDVKKYRTPDGYTADIAVFTIISTKNEDYKPPKMELKIMLIQRSMTDREGRPNIEAGKWALPGGFVDPNETSLETAKRELKEETGVGGLHIKHFGVYDRPGRDPRGWIISNAHYAIVPEHRLSSRQANDDAAEVELFSVEEALRSDLAFDHREIVEDAVAVISRELLETTVAKAFLPEEFTYSELQAVLRTVATDSVIASEPAFARKIKTLPFIREVEGKKTTRTSKKPTQLYRFEDVEVSKSIYSATY, encoded by the coding sequence TTGTCCAACGAACAAGCGCTGGCCCAGTACGACGTAAAGAAATACCGCACTCCCGACGGGTACACTGCGGATATTGCCGTCTTCACAATCATCTCCACGAAGAACGAGGATTATAAACCGCCGAAGATGGAGCTTAAAATCATGCTGATTCAGCGGTCCATGACGGATCGCGAGGGGCGTCCGAACATCGAGGCCGGGAAGTGGGCGCTGCCGGGCGGTTTCGTCGACCCGAACGAAACGTCTCTCGAGACGGCGAAGCGGGAGCTGAAAGAGGAGACGGGAGTAGGCGGCCTCCATATCAAACATTTCGGAGTGTACGACCGCCCGGGCCGCGATCCGAGAGGGTGGATCATCTCGAATGCGCATTACGCGATCGTTCCGGAGCATCGGTTGTCGAGCCGGCAAGCGAACGACGACGCCGCGGAGGTCGAACTATTTTCCGTGGAGGAAGCGCTGCGATCGGATCTTGCATTCGATCATCGCGAGATCGTAGAGGATGCCGTCGCCGTCATATCGAGGGAGCTGCTCGAGACGACCGTCGCGAAGGCGTTCCTGCCGGAAGAGTTTACGTATTCCGAGCTTCAAGCGGTGCTGCGAACCGTCGCGACCGATTCCGTCATCGCGAGCGAGCCCGCTTTCGCAAGGAAGATCAAGACGCTTCCTTTCATTCGGGAGGTAGAGGGGAAGAAGACGACCAGAACGTCGAAGAAGCCGACACAGCTCTACCGGTTCGAAGACGTAGAAGTCAGCAAATCGATCTACTCGGCAACTTATTAA
- a CDS encoding DUF92 domain-containing protein — translation MEWFIGLAGSVAIAGAAYAKRSLSGTGFLAAVALGTCMYSLGSAIWFGSLIAFFISSTLWSKWKKRAKETAESAYEKSGRRDAGQVFANGGLGLLLCAAHWAWPHPLWWYAFLGVMASVTADTWATEIGGLSRTPPRSIKTGRRVPPGTSGGVSGLGLAASLAGGLFIGAAAWTLLTAIPGQAAPDAVAAPVRLIAWVGVAGLAGIIGSLTDSWIGAAWQQMYRCAECGREIEQVRHCDKPAVRIRGRAGWNNDVVNVAGSLAGGLFAASLAFVFGLA, via the coding sequence GTGGAGTGGTTCATAGGTTTGGCGGGCAGCGTCGCGATTGCGGGAGCGGCTTATGCGAAACGGTCGTTGTCCGGCACCGGCTTCCTTGCGGCGGTGGCGCTGGGGACATGCATGTATTCGCTCGGAAGCGCGATTTGGTTCGGTTCCCTGATCGCCTTCTTCATCTCTTCGACATTGTGGTCCAAGTGGAAAAAACGGGCAAAGGAAACGGCGGAGAGCGCCTATGAGAAATCCGGGCGGCGCGATGCCGGCCAAGTGTTCGCGAACGGCGGGCTGGGTTTGCTCCTCTGCGCGGCCCACTGGGCGTGGCCGCATCCGCTGTGGTGGTATGCTTTCTTAGGCGTAATGGCGTCGGTCACGGCCGATACATGGGCGACGGAAATCGGCGGATTGAGCCGGACGCCGCCTAGATCCATTAAGACGGGACGTCGCGTTCCGCCCGGAACGTCCGGAGGCGTCTCCGGTCTCGGACTGGCCGCTTCGCTGGCAGGCGGCTTGTTTATCGGGGCGGCGGCGTGGACATTGTTAACGGCGATACCGGGACAAGCGGCGCCGGATGCGGTCGCCGCTCCGGTCAGACTCATCGCTTGGGTCGGCGTTGCGGGTTTGGCGGGAATAATAGGCTCGTTGACGGATTCGTGGATCGGCGCCGCATGGCAGCAGATGTATCGGTGCGCCGAGTGCGGTCGCGAAATCGAACAGGTCCGCCACTGCGACAAACCAGCCGTGCGGATCCGCGGTCGCGCCGGCTGGAACAACGATGTCGTCAATGTCGCCGGTTCGCTTGCAGGCGGCTTGTTCGCCGCGTCGCTTGCGTTCGTTTTCGGTTTGGCCTGA
- a CDS encoding NAD(P)H-dependent flavin oxidoreductase — protein MFQTEITRMLDIRHPILQAPMAGGPTTPDLAAAVSNAGGLGSIGAGYLAPDRIRDTIREIRQRTDRPFGINLFVPEQPCTSEATIAEMNDFLNSFRVELGIASNPSTPKSAESFEDQIRILLEESVPVVSFTFGMPSEDVIQALKARGTTVLGTATTVEEAQALEAAGVHAIVAQGSESGGHRGTFLKDAADALIGTMALVPQVVEHVSVPVVAAGGIMDGRGLIASLALGASAIQMGTAFLASPESGAHPAYKQKIMSSTEDCTEVTYAYSGKAARGIRTKFMEEFRNYQGAIPPYPIQNAMTRDIRQTAAQANLPEYMSLWAGQGLRLADDRSAASIIDRTIEQANDVVGMISTLGK, from the coding sequence ATGTTTCAGACGGAAATCACGCGTATGCTCGACATAAGACACCCGATTCTTCAAGCGCCTATGGCGGGAGGGCCGACTACCCCCGATTTGGCGGCGGCGGTTTCGAACGCCGGAGGATTAGGCAGCATCGGGGCAGGATACCTCGCGCCGGACCGGATCCGGGATACCATTCGGGAGATCAGGCAACGAACGGATCGGCCGTTCGGCATCAATCTGTTCGTCCCGGAACAACCTTGCACATCGGAAGCAACCATCGCGGAGATGAACGATTTTCTGAATTCCTTCCGCGTGGAACTCGGCATCGCTTCGAACCCGTCGACTCCTAAGTCCGCGGAGTCGTTCGAGGATCAAATCCGAATCCTGCTTGAAGAGAGCGTCCCTGTAGTCAGTTTCACCTTCGGCATGCCGTCTGAAGACGTAATTCAAGCGTTGAAAGCGCGCGGAACGACGGTCCTCGGAACGGCAACGACCGTGGAAGAAGCCCAAGCGCTGGAAGCGGCCGGCGTACACGCCATCGTAGCGCAGGGAAGCGAATCGGGAGGCCATCGGGGGACGTTCTTAAAGGACGCCGCCGATGCTTTGATCGGAACGATGGCGTTGGTTCCCCAAGTCGTCGAGCATGTCTCGGTGCCGGTCGTCGCGGCGGGCGGTATTATGGATGGACGCGGGCTTATCGCCTCTCTCGCGTTGGGGGCTTCCGCCATACAGATGGGGACCGCCTTCTTAGCAAGCCCCGAGAGCGGCGCCCACCCGGCTTATAAACAGAAGATTATGTCGTCTACCGAGGATTGTACCGAAGTTACGTACGCCTATTCAGGGAAAGCCGCACGCGGCATTCGTACGAAATTTATGGAGGAATTCCGGAATTATCAAGGCGCCATCCCGCCTTACCCGATTCAAAACGCTATGACGAGAGATATTCGCCAGACTGCAGCGCAAGCGAATCTCCCCGAATATATGTCGTTATGGGCGGGACAAGGTCTCAGGTTAGCCGACGACCGCTCCGCGGCTTCGATCATCGATCGAACGATCGAGCAAGCGAACGATGTCGTCGGAATGATTTCCACCCTTGGAAAATGA
- a CDS encoding class I SAM-dependent methyltransferase — protein sequence MNSIDFQFSPGLYHRFVRPKWLTKKYIHDPISMHFPLDRRSVLDFGCGTGANCTMVSPEFYVGVDADDRRTRFASRLHPGYTFHPLASETLPLDDQSIDYVWIIAVLHHIPCDSIPAYVKEFRRILKPGGRVIVMEPFLSDRTPLSNRFMRWWDRGRHIRGEDGYVKFFADHQFSCDIHQKFRKCFLYNELFFSAKP from the coding sequence GTGAACTCCATCGACTTTCAATTTTCCCCAGGACTGTATCACCGGTTTGTCCGTCCCAAGTGGCTTACCAAGAAATATATCCACGACCCGATCTCGATGCATTTCCCGCTGGACCGGCGCTCCGTGTTGGATTTCGGCTGCGGCACGGGGGCCAACTGCACGATGGTTTCCCCGGAATTTTACGTAGGGGTCGATGCGGATGACCGAAGAACCCGTTTCGCAAGCCGGCTGCATCCTGGATATACGTTCCATCCGCTTGCATCCGAGACATTGCCTCTGGACGATCAATCGATCGATTACGTATGGATTATCGCCGTCTTGCACCATATCCCCTGCGATTCGATTCCCGCTTACGTCAAGGAATTCCGTCGAATTCTGAAGCCTGGCGGCCGGGTGATCGTCATGGAGCCTTTCCTATCGGATCGGACGCCGCTGAGTAACCGATTCATGAGATGGTGGGACAGAGGGCGGCATATCCGGGGAGAAGACGGGTACGTGAAATTTTTTGCCGATCACCAGTTTTCCTGCGACATCCATCAAAAATTTCGCAAATGCTTCTTGTACAACGAGTTGTTTTTCTCGGCAAAACCGTAA